A single window of Methylobacterium nodulans ORS 2060 DNA harbors:
- a CDS encoding FIST N-terminal domain-containing protein, giving the protein MAQGTRSCSHQCGIQTAWTDEAGAEAAVAAFAATLDRERIAHLVIFFSPSYGVDGVAAAVARHFPGIRVSGCTSSGEISPMSGLARGLVAVAFPREGFRIASVLLDRIDDLDVERAAEALRLLRTSLDAIGTGGQRFAISLIDGLANAEEAVTSAVAGGLDGVPLVGGSAGDELTFCETALIHDGAVHRRAAILLLIETDFLVEIFKNHNFEPTGTKFVVTDTDHGRRAVRELNAEPAALEYARALGMPLEALTPTDFAANPLVVRIGGDYFCRSIRHLNPDGSLSFFCAVDEGVVLTLARQKDIVEATREELARLDARLGGLDLVIGFECVLRRLDAELHQVRHCISDLYRQYNVVGFETYGEQFRSMHLNQTLTGIAIGRRTVS; this is encoded by the coding sequence GTGGCGCAGGGCACACGCTCCTGCTCGCACCAGTGCGGCATTCAGACGGCCTGGACCGATGAAGCAGGTGCGGAAGCGGCGGTGGCAGCGTTTGCGGCGACACTCGATCGCGAGCGGATCGCGCATCTCGTGATCTTCTTCTCGCCGAGCTACGGCGTCGACGGTGTGGCGGCGGCCGTCGCCCGTCACTTCCCGGGCATCCGGGTCTCGGGCTGCACCTCGTCGGGCGAGATCAGCCCGATGAGCGGGTTGGCGCGGGGCCTCGTCGCCGTCGCCTTCCCGCGGGAGGGTTTCCGGATCGCCTCCGTGCTGCTGGACAGGATCGACGATCTCGACGTGGAGCGGGCCGCGGAAGCGCTGCGCCTGCTGCGCACCAGCCTCGACGCGATCGGCACCGGAGGGCAGCGCTTCGCGATCTCGCTCATCGACGGGCTCGCGAATGCCGAGGAGGCGGTGACCTCCGCCGTCGCGGGCGGGCTCGACGGCGTACCCCTCGTCGGGGGGTCGGCCGGGGACGAACTCACCTTCTGCGAAACGGCGCTGATCCACGACGGGGCGGTTCACCGCCGCGCCGCGATCCTGCTGCTGATCGAGACCGACTTCCTGGTCGAGATCTTCAAGAACCACAATTTCGAGCCGACCGGGACCAAGTTCGTGGTCACCGACACCGATCACGGGCGGCGCGCGGTGCGGGAGCTGAACGCCGAGCCGGCCGCCCTGGAATACGCGCGTGCACTCGGCATGCCGCTCGAGGCCCTGACGCCCACCGACTTCGCCGCCAATCCGCTCGTGGTGCGCATCGGCGGCGATTATTTCTGCCGCTCGATCCGCCACCTCAATCCGGACGGCTCGCTCAGCTTCTTCTGCGCGGTGGACGAAGGCGTGGTGCTGACCCTCGCCCGCCAGAAGGACATCGTCGAGGCGACGCGCGAGGAGCTCGCGCGCCTCGACGCGCGCCTCGGCGGGCTCGACCTCGTCATCGGCTTCGAATGCGTGCTGCGCCGCCTCGACGCCGAGCTTCATCAGGTCCGCCATTGCATCTCGGACCTCTATCGCCAGTACAACGTCGTGGGCTTCGAGACCTACGGCGAGCAGTTCCGCTCCATGCACCTGAACCAGACCTTAACTGGCATTGCGATCGGCCGGCGGACCGTGTCATGA
- a CDS encoding hybrid sensor histidine kinase/response regulator, with amino-acid sequence MSVETEEVTAAEEREALLRRIAKLERINGALMAQVERSMDQRGTAYSLFQTAITLEGQVRARTEELTALMRSLERSNQALTAAKEEAERANRSKTRFLTAASHDLLQPLNAARLSLSALGDMPVGAEAQAIVGQVERGLQTIEDLIKTLLDISKLDAGLIQPAPRSLNLADVFESVEASFGPLAARKGLRLGVRPGDLWVTSDLLLLQRILQNLVSNGIRYTQAGGVLVAARARGAEVRIDVIDSGSGIPDADRDLIFEEFHRGGRESVDGEIALGLGLSIVRRSAEALGHRLTLASRVGHGSRFTLMLPRARAEAPRPVQPLALPTSLTGARIAVIENDRAALEALARLFQNWDAHALAARDHLSLMRLTGSTWSPDVIIADYHLDGGACGLDTVTWLRTVHGGDIPAVVTTADHSPEVEAHVRAAGCELVHKPIKPGQLRALLAHLLTKA; translated from the coding sequence ATGAGCGTCGAGACGGAGGAGGTCACGGCGGCCGAGGAGCGCGAGGCGCTGCTGCGGCGGATCGCCAAGCTGGAGCGTATCAACGGCGCCCTGATGGCTCAGGTCGAGCGCTCGATGGATCAGCGCGGCACCGCCTATTCGCTGTTCCAGACCGCCATCACCCTCGAAGGGCAGGTGCGGGCGCGGACGGAGGAGCTGACGGCGCTGATGCGCAGCCTGGAGCGCTCGAACCAGGCGCTCACCGCGGCGAAGGAGGAGGCCGAGCGGGCGAACCGCTCGAAGACGCGCTTCCTCACGGCCGCGAGCCACGACCTGCTCCAGCCGCTCAACGCCGCGCGCCTCTCGCTCTCGGCGCTCGGCGACATGCCGGTGGGGGCGGAAGCCCAGGCGATCGTCGGCCAGGTCGAGCGCGGCCTCCAGACCATCGAGGACCTGATCAAGACCCTCCTCGACATCTCGAAGCTCGATGCCGGGCTGATCCAGCCGGCGCCCCGCAGCCTCAATCTCGCCGACGTGTTCGAGAGCGTCGAGGCGAGCTTCGGCCCGCTCGCCGCGCGCAAGGGCCTGCGCCTCGGGGTGCGGCCGGGCGACCTCTGGGTCACGAGCGACCTTCTGCTCCTGCAGCGGATCCTCCAGAACCTCGTCTCGAACGGAATCCGCTACACACAGGCGGGCGGCGTGCTGGTGGCGGCGCGGGCCCGCGGCGCGGAGGTGCGGATCGACGTGATCGATTCTGGCTCGGGCATCCCGGACGCCGACCGGGACCTGATCTTCGAGGAGTTCCACCGCGGCGGGCGCGAGAGCGTCGACGGCGAGATCGCGCTTGGCCTCGGCCTCTCGATCGTGCGCCGCTCCGCCGAGGCGCTCGGCCACCGGCTGACCCTCGCCTCGCGCGTCGGCCACGGCTCCCGCTTCACCCTGATGCTGCCGCGCGCCCGGGCGGAGGCGCCCCGGCCGGTGCAGCCGCTCGCCCTGCCGACGAGCCTGACGGGCGCCCGCATCGCCGTGATCGAGAACGACCGCGCCGCGCTCGAAGCCCTGGCGCGGCTGTTCCAGAACTGGGACGCCCATGCGCTGGCGGCCCGTGACCATCTCAGCCTGATGCGCCTGACCGGCTCGACCTGGAGCCCGGACGTCATCATCGCGGATTATCACCTTGACGGCGGGGCCTGCGGCCTCGACACGGTGACGTGGCTGCGCACCGTGCACGGCGGCGACATCCCGGCGGTGGTGACCACCGCGGACCATTCGCCGGAGGTCGAGGCGCATGTGCGGGCCGCCGGCTGCGAGCTTGTCCACAAGCCGATCAAGCCCGGACAGCTGCGCGCATTGCTGGCGCATCTGTTGACGAAAGCTTGA
- a CDS encoding GcrA family cell cycle regulator, with amino-acid sequence MNQLVRMSHLFPAETVEEPSPELRVPFAQSGAFVCKFIIGEPNDRAICCGAPVQDGKSWCAFHRRIVFEPARPGRLR; translated from the coding sequence ATGAATCAGCTCGTGCGCATGTCGCATCTCTTCCCTGCCGAGACCGTCGAGGAGCCGTCGCCGGAGCTTCGGGTGCCGTTCGCGCAGTCGGGCGCGTTCGTGTGCAAGTTCATCATCGGCGAGCCGAACGACCGCGCGATCTGCTGCGGCGCTCCGGTGCAGGACGGGAAGAGCTGGTGCGCCTTCCACCGCCGCATCGTCTTCGAGCCGGCGCGTCCTGGCCGCCTGCGCTGA
- a CDS encoding YARHG domain-containing protein gives MTDHATIRSAILIGLAAAGALLPFQASAQGCEELWYQRNRIFKEAGYCFRTPRGIRTFGNAGCAYDDERDVPLSVRQRDAVAAIRETERLLGCRP, from the coding sequence ATGACCGACCACGCCACCATCCGCAGCGCCATCCTCATCGGCTTGGCCGCGGCCGGCGCGCTGCTGCCGTTCCAGGCCTCGGCCCAGGGCTGCGAGGAACTCTGGTATCAGCGCAACCGCATCTTCAAGGAAGCCGGCTACTGCTTCCGCACGCCGCGCGGCATCCGGACCTTCGGCAATGCCGGCTGCGCCTACGACGACGAGCGCGACGTGCCGCTCTCCGTCCGGCAGCGCGACGCGGTGGCGGCGATCCGCGAGACCGAGCGGCTGCTCGGCTGCCGCCCCTGA
- a CDS encoding SelB C-terminal domain-containing protein, which produces MEPRGRVRDRDLVRAAASDPSRHESEVVRGLEAVFRRGGLTPPDEIDAVGRDIRRQEALAHLVRAGTLIRAVDRVQRRAILFHREAVEGAKATLARSFAGGDGFLAREAGAVLGISRKFSIPLLEHLDDIHFTRRIGDRRVLIGEAGAGPGTPASP; this is translated from the coding sequence ATGGAGCCGAGGGGTCGGGTGCGGGACCGGGATCTCGTTCGGGCGGCGGCATCCGACCCGTCGCGTCACGAATCCGAGGTGGTGCGCGGCCTGGAAGCGGTGTTTCGCCGGGGCGGCCTCACCCCGCCCGACGAGATCGATGCGGTCGGGCGCGACATCCGCCGCCAGGAGGCGCTCGCCCATCTGGTCCGGGCCGGAACCCTGATCCGCGCCGTGGACCGGGTGCAGCGCCGTGCGATTCTCTTCCACCGCGAGGCCGTCGAGGGCGCCAAGGCGACGCTCGCGCGCAGCTTCGCAGGGGGAGACGGCTTCCTGGCCCGCGAGGCGGGAGCGGTGCTCGGGATCTCGCGCAAGTTCTCGATCCCGCTCCTCGAACATCTCGACGACATCCACTTCACGCGCCGGATCGGAGACCGGCGCGTGCTCATCGGCGAGGCGGGGGCAGGACCGGGCACGCCCGCCTCCCCATAG
- a CDS encoding DUF1045 domain-containing protein — MRDATRYALYYTPDPGSALARFGNGILGYDSESGAAVPRLAGFADVEGVSVSPRSYGFHATLKAPMRLAAGRSEEDLLAAAAALAAHHPPVPVGRLVVATLDGFTALVPAESPAGLGIFAAECVAALDPLRAPLSEAERTRRRPERLSPRERALLDRWGYPYVFEFFRFHMTLTDALPVEDRAPWRERLSRAYGAGEELVIDAVTLMRQDGDAPFRVLRRLPFGKPS, encoded by the coding sequence GTGAGGGATGCAACGCGCTACGCGCTCTACTACACGCCCGACCCCGGCTCCGCGCTCGCTCGTTTCGGCAACGGCATCCTGGGCTATGACAGCGAAAGCGGCGCGGCGGTTCCGCGCCTCGCCGGATTCGCGGATGTGGAGGGCGTCAGCGTCTCGCCGCGCAGCTACGGCTTCCATGCCACCCTCAAGGCGCCGATGCGGCTCGCGGCCGGCCGGAGCGAGGAGGATCTGCTCGCCGCCGCGGCCGCGCTCGCGGCGCACCACCCGCCCGTCCCGGTCGGACGGCTCGTCGTCGCAACCCTCGACGGCTTCACGGCTCTGGTCCCGGCCGAGAGCCCGGCCGGGCTCGGCATCTTCGCAGCGGAGTGCGTAGCCGCCCTCGACCCGCTCCGGGCTCCCTTGAGCGAGGCCGAGCGGACGCGGCGCCGGCCCGAGCGCTTAAGCCCGCGCGAGCGGGCGCTCCTCGACCGCTGGGGCTACCCGTACGTGTTCGAGTTCTTCCGCTTTCACATGACCCTGACGGATGCGCTGCCGGTGGAGGACCGTGCGCCCTGGCGGGAGCGCCTGAGCCGGGCCTACGGCGCCGGGGAGGAACTGGTAATCGATGCCGTGACCCTGATGCGGCAGGACGGGGATGCGCCGTTCCGCGTATTGCGGCGCCTTCCCTTCGGGAAGCCGTCCTGA
- the phnC gene encoding phosphonate ABC transporter ATP-binding protein, whose protein sequence is MLVVENLTRQYGARRAVDGVSLRIERGSFVGVIGRSGAGKSTLLRMLNRLADPTEGRILYDGLDVTALRGRRLREWRGRCAMIFQQFNLVGRLDVMTNVLMGRLNHAPAHRSLLKLWSAEDKALALAALESFDMGTFAANRADALSGGQQQRVAIARALVQEPEIILADEPVASLDPRNTRLVMDALAEANKRYGITVLCNLHSLDLARAYCDRLIGLSAGRLVFDGRGFDLTEDVAQTLYRLEAGEVMDRPPAPPLPEPGAQPVRAAARLGA, encoded by the coding sequence ATGCTGGTTGTCGAGAATCTCACGCGCCAATACGGCGCCCGGCGCGCCGTGGATGGCGTGTCGCTGCGCATCGAGCGCGGAAGCTTCGTGGGCGTGATCGGGCGATCGGGCGCGGGCAAATCGACCCTGCTGCGCATGCTCAACCGGCTCGCGGACCCGACGGAAGGGCGCATCCTCTACGACGGGCTCGACGTCACGGCGCTGCGCGGGCGGCGCCTGCGGGAATGGCGCGGGCGCTGCGCCATGATCTTCCAGCAGTTCAACCTCGTCGGTCGCCTCGACGTGATGACGAACGTGCTGATGGGGCGGCTCAACCATGCGCCGGCCCATCGCTCGCTCCTCAAGCTGTGGTCGGCGGAGGACAAGGCGCTGGCGCTCGCGGCGCTGGAGAGTTTCGACATGGGCACCTTTGCGGCAAACCGCGCCGATGCCCTCTCGGGCGGCCAGCAGCAGCGGGTCGCGATCGCCCGGGCGCTGGTGCAGGAGCCCGAGATCATCCTGGCCGACGAGCCGGTCGCCTCCCTCGATCCGCGCAACACGCGGCTGGTGATGGACGCCCTGGCGGAGGCGAACAAGCGCTACGGCATCACGGTGCTGTGCAACCTGCACTCCCTCGACCTCGCGCGGGCCTATTGCGACCGGCTGATCGGCCTCTCGGCCGGCCGGCTCGTCTTCGACGGCCGCGGCTTCGACCTGACCGAGGACGTGGCGCAAACCCTCTACCGCCTGGAGGCGGGCGAGGTGATGGACCGCCCGCCCGCCCCGCCGCTGCCGGAGCCCGGCGCCCAGCCCGTGCGGGCGGCGGCGCGCCTCGGCGCCTGA
- the phnD gene encoding phosphonate ABC transporter substrate-binding protein: MLNRRTLVGAFAALATLAVPAAAQDWKAKYPELTLGVIPAENASGTVDRYTPLTEYLTKEIGVPVKLRVANDYAAVIEGQRAGNIQIAFYGPASFSRAVMTGVKTEPVVNQKHSNGASGYYSVVYVKADSPYKTLADLKGKNLALVDPNSTSGNQAPRFFMQKAGYDVEKHFGKTFFAGSHENAVLALVQGTADAAANLWNSEDDTAVTRMITKGMLKNADGSPMKQSDFRVVFKSEFLPEGPFAILSSLPDDLKKSIREAFVAVPKKDKAAFDRLSDGKDLDFTAVTLKDYQPIIEMLRYNDEQRKRS, from the coding sequence ATGCTCAACCGACGCACCCTCGTCGGCGCCTTCGCGGCGCTCGCGACCCTGGCGGTCCCGGCCGCGGCGCAGGATTGGAAGGCCAAGTATCCGGAGCTCACCCTCGGGGTGATCCCGGCCGAGAACGCCTCCGGCACGGTCGACCGCTACACGCCGCTCACCGAATACCTGACGAAGGAGATCGGCGTGCCGGTGAAGCTGCGGGTCGCCAACGACTACGCGGCGGTGATCGAGGGCCAGCGGGCCGGCAACATCCAGATCGCCTTCTACGGTCCGGCCTCCTTCTCGCGCGCGGTGATGACCGGCGTGAAGACCGAGCCGGTCGTCAACCAGAAGCACAGCAACGGCGCCTCCGGCTATTACTCGGTCGTCTACGTGAAGGCCGACAGTCCCTACAAGACCCTGGCGGACCTGAAGGGCAAGAACCTCGCCCTCGTCGACCCCAACTCGACCTCGGGCAACCAGGCCCCGCGCTTCTTCATGCAGAAGGCCGGCTACGACGTCGAGAAGCACTTCGGCAAGACCTTCTTCGCGGGCAGCCACGAGAATGCCGTGCTGGCTCTGGTGCAGGGAACGGCGGATGCCGCCGCGAACCTCTGGAACTCCGAGGACGACACCGCCGTCACCCGGATGATTACCAAGGGCATGCTCAAGAACGCCGACGGCTCGCCGATGAAGCAGTCGGATTTCCGCGTCGTCTTCAAGTCGGAGTTCCTGCCCGAAGGGCCCTTCGCGATCCTGTCCAGCCTGCCGGACGACCTGAAGAAGTCCATCCGCGAGGCCTTCGTTGCCGTGCCGAAGAAGGACAAGGCTGCCTTCGACAGGCTGTCGGACGGCAAGGACCTCGACTTCACGGCCGTGACCCTGAAGGACTATCAGCCGATCATCGAGATGCTTCGGTACAACGACGAGCAGCGCAAGCGTTCGTAA
- the phnE gene encoding phosphonate ABC transporter, permease protein PhnE — translation MTTRIPPLPPARAQVLAGAYEAAVAGARRRSLAALVLVLALVLVAGVMAEVRPLTFVQNIENFTAYIAQILPSLSPATLPGDLAAWYWGLPKWLSLLGETLLMAYLGTLFGGLAAFALCFLASANLVRSRILCFATRRLLELFRTVPEVVFALIFVIAFGLGPMVGVLALAIHTAGALGKLFAEVVENIDMKPVEGLTASGASWVETVRFAVVPQVLSNFASYGLLRFEINVRGAGVMGFVGAGGIGQEFLVAIRNFYYTDVSAILLLIILTVIGIDIATERLRHHLLGREIAR, via the coding sequence GTGACCACGCGCATCCCACCATTGCCGCCGGCGAGGGCTCAGGTCCTCGCCGGGGCCTATGAGGCGGCCGTCGCGGGCGCGCGACGGCGCAGCCTCGCGGCGCTCGTTCTCGTCCTCGCCCTCGTGCTGGTCGCCGGGGTGATGGCGGAGGTGCGGCCGCTCACCTTCGTCCAGAATATCGAGAACTTCACCGCCTACATCGCCCAGATCCTGCCGTCGCTCTCACCCGCGACGCTGCCGGGCGATCTCGCCGCCTGGTACTGGGGCCTGCCGAAATGGCTTTCGCTTCTCGGCGAGACGCTGCTGATGGCCTATCTCGGCACGCTGTTCGGGGGCCTCGCCGCCTTCGCGCTCTGCTTCCTCGCCTCGGCCAATCTCGTGCGCTCCCGCATCCTCTGCTTTGCGACGCGCCGGCTGCTCGAACTCTTCCGCACCGTGCCGGAGGTGGTCTTCGCCCTGATCTTCGTGATCGCCTTCGGCCTCGGGCCGATGGTCGGGGTGCTCGCCCTCGCCATCCACACGGCCGGGGCGCTCGGCAAGCTCTTCGCGGAGGTGGTCGAGAACATCGACATGAAGCCCGTCGAGGGCCTGACCGCGAGCGGCGCCTCCTGGGTGGAGACGGTGCGCTTCGCCGTCGTCCCGCAGGTGCTGTCGAACTTCGCCTCCTACGGGCTCCTGCGCTTCGAGATCAACGTGCGGGGCGCAGGGGTAATGGGCTTCGTCGGCGCGGGCGGGATCGGCCAGGAGTTCCTCGTGGCGATCCGCAACTTCTACTACACTGACGTGAGCGCGATCCTGCTCCTCATCATCCTGACCGTGATCGGCATCGACATCGCGACCGAGCGGCTGCGTCATCATCTGCTCGGACGGGAGATCGCCCGATGA
- the phnE gene encoding phosphonate ABC transporter, permease protein PhnE, giving the protein MSRPASALRRAALADLAGLRSRHPDAFATPLRHRLTVIGIVAAVLGLAIFGMVRLDFSLWRILAGLHRLGEFAVLMLPPSSGGQLTAFLKALGETLAIAFLGTLTAALFAFPVAFLAARNAAPNLFVRFAAKRGFDVIRSVDVLIWALIWINVVGLGPFAGALAIACADFGALGKLFAEAIETADRKPQEGVTAAGGGALHRLRFGLLPGVLPVLASQVLYYFESNTRSATIIGIVGAGGIGQYLTELIRVLEMQQVAFLVLMILVTVAAIDFVSGRLRQAIIGKVVH; this is encoded by the coding sequence ATGAGCCGTCCGGCCTCCGCCCTGCGGCGCGCCGCGCTCGCCGATCTCGCGGGCCTCAGGAGCCGCCATCCCGACGCGTTCGCGACGCCGCTCCGGCACCGGCTGACGGTGATCGGCATCGTGGCGGCCGTCCTCGGGCTCGCGATCTTCGGGATGGTGCGGCTCGACTTCTCGCTGTGGCGCATCCTCGCGGGGCTCCATCGCCTCGGCGAATTCGCCGTGCTGATGCTGCCGCCCTCCTCTGGCGGGCAGCTCACGGCCTTCCTGAAGGCGCTCGGCGAGACGCTCGCCATCGCCTTCCTCGGCACGCTGACGGCGGCCCTGTTCGCCTTCCCGGTCGCATTCCTCGCCGCCCGCAACGCGGCGCCGAACCTGTTCGTGCGCTTCGCGGCCAAGCGCGGCTTCGACGTGATCCGCTCGGTCGACGTGCTGATCTGGGCGCTGATCTGGATCAACGTCGTCGGGCTCGGCCCCTTCGCGGGGGCGCTCGCCATCGCCTGCGCGGATTTCGGCGCGCTCGGCAAGCTCTTCGCCGAGGCCATCGAGACCGCCGACCGCAAGCCCCAGGAGGGCGTGACGGCCGCGGGCGGCGGGGCGCTCCACCGCCTCCGCTTCGGCCTCCTGCCGGGCGTGCTGCCGGTGCTCGCGAGCCAGGTGCTCTACTACTTCGAATCGAACACCCGCTCGGCGACCATCATCGGCATCGTCGGCGCGGGGGGCATCGGCCAGTACCTGACGGAGCTGATCCGGGTGCTGGAGATGCAGCAGGTCGCCTTCCTGGTGCTGATGATCCTGGTGACGGTGGCGGCGATCGATTTCGTCTCCGGCCGGCTGCGGCAGGCGATCATCGGCAAGGTGGTGCACTAA
- a CDS encoding TerB family tellurite resistance protein: MMFNMFKSQASLDLTPRNCLAVSLIYCMGADGEVDPEEIGHLMSVLGRNVTRQQLDAVLRYSRSTQPAQFLADAAPNLRPEQRLCIILNMIDSAMADGEAEPGEQQLIMQFAQAFGLTESDLTPYFRTLVAKNDRAVLDR; encoded by the coding sequence ATGATGTTCAACATGTTCAAGTCGCAGGCATCCCTTGATCTCACCCCGCGGAACTGCCTTGCCGTCTCATTGATCTATTGCATGGGAGCCGATGGCGAGGTGGACCCGGAGGAGATCGGTCATCTCATGTCGGTGCTGGGTCGTAACGTGACACGCCAGCAGCTGGACGCCGTCCTGCGGTACTCCCGCTCCACGCAGCCGGCTCAGTTCCTGGCCGACGCCGCGCCCAACCTGCGGCCGGAGCAGCGGCTCTGCATCATCCTGAACATGATCGACAGCGCGATGGCGGATGGCGAGGCGGAGCCGGGCGAACAGCAGTTGATCATGCAGTTCGCACAGGCCTTCGGCCTCACGGAAAGCGATCTGACGCCCTATTTCCGCACCCTGGTGGCCAAGAACGATCGCGCCGTGCTGGATCGGTAG
- the phnF gene encoding phosphonate metabolism transcriptional regulator PhnF: MGESGDTPVTALSRGEGLAAWRQIADGLAAEIEAGRLAAGAQLPTEAALAARFGVNRHTVRRALAALAERGLVRATQGRGTFVEAPRLAYPIGLRTRFSEIVSRAGREAWGDLIAAASIPADDGLAEDLGIGVGDPVLELLTVHRADGTPISTARTCLPLPRFAGFDRAYAALGSITRAYAEYGIADYTRLSTRIGARVAAADEAARLDLAPGRVLITIASVNVDAAGTRIQATRSLFVADRVELVVEG; this comes from the coding sequence ATGGGCGAGAGCGGCGACACCCCGGTGACGGCGCTGAGCCGCGGCGAAGGTCTGGCGGCATGGCGGCAGATCGCGGACGGGCTGGCGGCCGAGATCGAGGCCGGCCGGCTCGCGGCCGGAGCCCAGCTGCCGACGGAAGCGGCCCTGGCGGCCCGGTTCGGCGTGAACCGGCACACGGTCCGCCGGGCGCTCGCGGCACTGGCGGAGCGCGGGCTGGTGCGGGCGACGCAGGGGCGCGGCACCTTCGTGGAGGCGCCCCGCCTCGCCTATCCGATCGGACTGCGCACGCGCTTCTCGGAGATCGTGTCGCGGGCGGGGCGCGAGGCCTGGGGCGACCTCATCGCAGCCGCGTCCATCCCGGCCGACGATGGGCTCGCGGAGGATCTCGGAATCGGCGTCGGCGATCCGGTGCTCGAACTGCTGACCGTGCACCGGGCAGACGGCACGCCGATTTCGACGGCGCGCACCTGCCTTCCCCTGCCCCGCTTCGCGGGCTTCGACCGCGCCTATGCGGCCCTCGGCTCGATCACCCGCGCCTATGCGGAATACGGGATCGCCGACTACACCCGCCTCTCGACCCGGATCGGCGCCCGCGTGGCCGCCGCCGACGAGGCCGCGCGGCTCGACCTCGCGCCCGGCCGGGTCCTGATCACCATCGCGAGCGTCAACGTCGATGCGGCGGGCACGCGCATCCAGGCGACGCGCAGCCTGTTCGTCGCCGACCGGGTGGAACTGGTGGTGGAGGGCTGA
- the phnG gene encoding phosphonate C-P lyase system protein PhnG, which translates to MALCGQATREELRTALAAIGPMGEVEDLRPAETGLVMARGRIGGDGRPFNWGEMTVTRAAIRLAAGETGFAYHLGRDRARARLAAILDALWQRPDTRAAVEAALAPLAARRAAEAEAEARRIAATRVNFFTMARGED; encoded by the coding sequence ATGGCCCTGTGCGGGCAGGCGACCCGGGAGGAGCTGCGGACCGCCCTCGCGGCGATCGGGCCCATGGGCGAGGTGGAGGATCTCCGCCCCGCCGAGACCGGGCTGGTGATGGCCCGCGGGCGCATCGGCGGCGACGGGCGCCCGTTCAACTGGGGCGAGATGACGGTGACCCGGGCGGCGATCCGGTTGGCCGCGGGCGAGACGGGCTTTGCCTATCATCTCGGCCGCGACCGCGCGAGGGCGCGGCTCGCCGCGATCCTTGATGCCCTCTGGCAGCGTCCCGACACACGGGCAGCCGTCGAGGCGGCCCTCGCGCCACTCGCGGCCCGGCGCGCGGCGGAGGCGGAGGCGGAGGCCCGGCGCATCGCGGCGACGCGGGTCAACTTCTTCACCATGGCGCGCGGAGAGGATTGA
- the phnH gene encoding phosphonate C-P lyase system protein PhnH, producing the protein MALAPGLSDPVHDGQAVFRAVMDALARPGRIQAMAIALAPPPPLTPELAAVALALTDADAPVWLDPALAAQAEVAQFLRFHTGAPIVAESEAAAFALIADPARCPDFSRFAQGEPAYPDRSATLVMAVEALAEAGGVILEGPGIRGQARLSASPLPADFVARMGRNRAAFPLGIDLLLTAPGRIAGLPRSTRVTEG; encoded by the coding sequence ATGGCGCTCGCTCCCGGTCTCAGCGATCCGGTCCATGACGGGCAGGCCGTCTTCCGGGCCGTCATGGATGCGCTCGCCCGCCCCGGCCGGATCCAGGCCATGGCCATCGCCCTGGCGCCGCCGCCCCCGCTCACGCCCGAACTCGCCGCCGTAGCGCTCGCGCTGACCGATGCGGATGCGCCGGTCTGGCTCGACCCGGCGCTTGCCGCGCAGGCGGAGGTCGCGCAGTTCCTGCGCTTCCACACCGGCGCGCCGATCGTGGCCGAGTCGGAGGCGGCCGCCTTCGCCCTCATCGCCGATCCGGCTCGCTGCCCGGACTTCTCTCGCTTCGCGCAAGGCGAGCCCGCCTATCCGGATCGTTCCGCCACCCTGGTGATGGCGGTGGAGGCGCTGGCGGAGGCGGGGGGCGTCATTCTCGAAGGCCCCGGCATCCGCGGCCAAGCCCGCCTCTCGGCCTCTCCGCTGCCGGCGGATTTCGTGGCCCGGATGGGCCGGAACCGGGCCGCCTTTCCGCTCGGAATCGACCTCCTGCTGACGGCGCCCGGCCGCATCGCCGGCCTGCCCCGCTCGACCCGCGTGACGGAGGGGTGA